The DNA window CTGTTTTGGGGAAAGCCAACTAAGCTTACTAAATGTAATTCCTCcaaattattgttttaaaaactgAACTGGTCACACTTTGCAAATTGAAGtgcagaaatatattttgtttgctAATTGATCATTCCATGTAAAAATGGACTGCCAAACTTTTTAACGGAATAGTTATTTTTCTTCCATCATGTTAAATTGAGTAGATTAACAACAATAATTCTGCACTAAAAATATGCAGACCTGTAGATTTGTAGAggatattattgttattattatttaatgttgttatacattttctcttgttttaaTAAAGGTTGTAAGCTACTTTAAAGGAAATAAAATTAATGtcatttatatttctatagttgagtttgtttttgtgtgtgtgtgtgtgtggggggggggggggggggggcattacATGAACAAGAGTAgtacatttataatatatataacccAACTTGGGATGTTGTAACCCAACCATGGAGTTGCTTTTACTCAGCAGTTGGGTAAAGGCCCAACAACCCAGTTCCCTGGGTCAAGCCCCTTAACCCAATACACTTGGCTTAAAACAACTAATGCTGGGTTTGTCCCTATTGGACCCAGTGTTGGGTTGCCAGATTGACCCAACTTGGGTTATTTAACCCCAGtcattttttagagtgtaggtgtttgttatatttttctAACAAAAGGTTAGACAACGGAAAGTCGAGATGAATAACgataagtatttattttatattagacTGCAAACTATATCTGATGTTTTCTAGTATGCTTAAGTTGATTTTTGAGAAGTTTATGAAGAATTTGTACTACAGGGCAGGAGACAACATGTATTGCTTTAAACTGAAAGCAACTATTATTTCACTCAAAATTATTTTACGTAAATCAAGCTACgcttgtagatgtaaaaatTTTCTCCAAGGTTTCATTCCAGCTGCCTGACCTTGTGTGCGAGGGCAGTAAACGCACAATGATGGGAAGGATCTTTATTTTCTCAACCTGAATTCCGTCTATGATGTCTGAATGACAGATACCACGTGAGGTTTGCATTATTGAACACATTTGATTTTCAGTTCAGTGACTTTTTCTCACAGCGACTCTTGTGCGTTAGGAGAGTGCAGTTCCTATTCAGAACACACTGTGACGCTCTTAATCAGCTTTAGGAGTCTGAGTGCACGAGTTCCTCCCATCTTTGTAGGGGGACGAACATTACGTGTGTGCTGATTCCTTTTATTTGGTGGACTGGAGAACACAGAGAACCCTCTTCAGTATTAATTGATTTACCCTGTTCTTTGCCGAGAACCTCGGAGGTCCTTTTGTCGCTCTCATTAGACGTGCGATGGGCTGGAAAGAGACGTACTGGTTCTTAAAACCGACTGCAGTATGCTTTGGTTTCGTGTGCATTATCAGCGTCCGTCTTTGTTCCGGAGACCTCCGTTATTCCATTCCGGAGGAGATGCGTCGAGGAGCGGTGGTCGGAAAAATCACTCAGGATTTAGGAATCGACTCCAAATCCCTCTCTGCGCGAAAACCTCGTTTGGATTTTGAGGGAAGTAAGCGGTATTGCGACGTTAACCCGCAGAGCGGAGAGCTCACTGTTAACGAGAGGATTGACCGAGAGGCTTTATGCGGACAAAAACTGTCCTGCGCCATTCACTTCGATTTCTTTCTCGAGAGTCCTTTGGAATTACTCCGCATTACGCTGGAAATACAGGACATAAACGACAACGCCCCGAAATTCAGGAATGAGGCTATTAACTTGGAGATTCAGGAGTCAGCACATAAAGGTTCTCGCTTTTCCATAGACGAAGCGCATGATCCTGACGTTGGAATCAATGCTGTACAAAGTTACACTCTCTCATCCAGTGAGAATTTTGTTTTGGCTGTGCACACCAGCGCTGACCAGGGCAAATATGCAGAAATCGTATTGGAAAATGAGCTGGATCGTGAGAAACAGGATCGTTTATCTTTGGTCTTGTCTGCCTATGATGGTGGCTCTCCACGGAGAACTGGTACCGTTGTAATTAATGTTCGGGTATTGGATACTAACGACAATATGCCTATTTTTACGCATGCGCTTTATGAGGTGAGTGTACCTGAAAACACAGCCTTGCATTCCGTGCTTGTTCAAGTCAGCGCAAACGATGCTGACGAAGGTGCGAACGGGGAGGTGGCATATGAGTTCAGTTACATCCCCCCTGACGCTGAAAGCCTGTTCAGTATAGATCAGAAAACAGGGGAGATTAAGGTACAGGGGGAAATAGATTTTGAAGAATCGTCTTCATACGAGCTCAGAGTTAAAGCCAAAGACGGCGCAGGACAAGCAGCTACTTGTAAAGTTATCATTAAAATTTTGGATATGAACGACAACAGTCCAGTGATTATAATCAAATCTCTGAACACACCTGTCCCAGAAGATCTGCCTCCAGGCTCTGAAGTAGGAATCATATATGTACAAGATAAAGACTCCACTGCTAATGGCAAGATCAGATGCTCCACAGGACAAAACTCACCTTTAAAACTAGTACCATCTGTGAAGAATCATTTCACTCTAGTTACTGTGACCCACCTGGATAGGGAAAGCCAGTCAGAATACAACATCACAATCACTGCTAGCGATGAAGGCTCTCCACCTTTGTCCTCCTCTAAAACTCTTCACCTGTCAGTAGCTGATGTGAACGACAACCCACCTGTGTTTGAGGAGCAGTCCTACAGCGCTCATgtgaaagaaaataacaaagcaGGCTCCTCTGTTTGTAGAGTAGCAGCAAGAGACCCGGACTGGAGACAGAACGGTACTGTAGtttattctctttctccttctgatGTGAGCGGCGCCCCGGTGTCGTCCTTTGTGTCCATTAATGGAGACACGGGGGTCCTCCATGCAGTGAGGTCTTTTGATTACGAGCAGCTGAAGAGTTTCAAAGTGCTGGTCTTAGCCAGAGACAACGGCTCTCCTCCACTCAGCAGTAACGTGAGCGTGAGCGTGTGGATCAGTGACGAGAACGATAACAGCCCCCAGATATTATACCCCTCTCCGGAAGGACACTCCTTCATGACCGAGATGGTGCCCAAAGCCGCCCAGTCCGGCTCTCTGGTGTCCAAGGTGATCGCGGTGGACGCGGACTCTGGTCAGAACGCGTGGCTCTCTTATCACATGGTGAAGGCCACCGAGCCAGGACTTTTCACTATTGGTGAACACAGTGGAGAGATCAGGACGCAGCGGGACATTTCTGAATCTGACCACATGAAGCAGAACCTTGTGCTTTCTGTGAGAGATAACGGTCAGCCCTCTCTGTCTGTGACCTGCACGGTGTATTTACTCATTTCTGATAACTTGGCTGAGCTTCCAGAACTGAAGGACATGTCTTATGAGGAGAGCAGCTCCAAACTGACTTTTTATTTGATCATCGCGCTGGTGTCCGTGTCCACTTTCTtcctcaccttcatcatcatcgtccTGGCCGTGAGGTTCTGTCACAGGAGGAAGTCCAGACTGTTGTTTGATGGAGCTGTGGCCATTCCCAGCGCGTACCTCCCTCCAAATTACGCAGAGGTGGAGGGAGCGGGAACTCTGCGCAGCTCCTACAATTACGATGCCTATCTGACCACAGGGTCAAGAACCAGTGATTTCAAGTTCATCACGTCTTACAGTGACAGAACTCTGCCTGCTGACCTCACCCTGAAGAAGACTCACGCTTCTGTGGAGGATATGGAGGGGTTTGATGGTGCAGGAAATGACTCTCAGGTATGGCATTTTacttcataaataaatacattcattattagtagtggtagtagttgtagtagaaATAGTATGTGGCAGTAGTATCAATATATTTCACTTATgccacgacacacacacaaacatacaccaaaataaaagtaaatgtaatattcATCAAGATGTTATAATTtagtctctcattctctgtgttgtgtattctttatttatttatgtatttaacattCATGTGTTATCTTGGTTTTCTAAATATGTAAACTTCTGGTGTTAGACACATTTTAAATCTTACATTCTTACTACTTTCTTTAACAATGCTTTAGTttcataaaacattattttagaaTTCATAGTCCTGAGATCATGTGGCATATGTTTTTGGAAATACAGATTAAAACAGTTTCATGCTTCGAATCTCAGCAAGTGATTTATTCAATTTTAATGGAATACAAGTATTTATTTTCCAACTGTTAGGGTTAAAATAAGCCTATTAACCGATATAGCAATGGAATGGTGCTTGTGTGTGAGAAGACATACTGTTGGGCTTCCGTGAGTTTGAAGATTTGCTGATGTCTGCTAAGTGGCGCTGTCCATGGTCCTGCTCCATGTTATACTGGTTATAATCAGAACAGTTCTGATGCTTGTGTAAGGACTTAATGTGTTTTATTCCTATTATATGATGAAGTGTACTGTTCGACCTTTGCTTAGTTTCTGCTTTTGATATTGACAACATCTGCATTAAAT is part of the Hoplias malabaricus isolate fHopMal1 chromosome 4, fHopMal1.hap1, whole genome shotgun sequence genome and encodes:
- the LOC136694981 gene encoding protocadherin gamma-A10-like codes for the protein MGWKETYWFLKPTAVCFGFVCIISVRLCSGDLRYSIPEEMRRGAVVGKITQDLGIDSKSLSARKPRLDFEGSKRYCDVNPQSGELTVNERIDREALCGQKLSCAIHFDFFLESPLELLRITLEIQDINDNAPKFRNEAINLEIQESAHKGSRFSIDEAHDPDVGINAVQSYTLSSSENFVLAVHTSADQGKYAEIVLENELDREKQDRLSLVLSAYDGGSPRRTGTVVINVRVLDTNDNMPIFTHALYEVSVPENTALHSVLVQVSANDADEGANGEVAYEFSYIPPDAESLFSIDQKTGEIKVQGEIDFEESSSYELRVKAKDGAGQAATCKVIIKILDMNDNSPVIIIKSLNTPVPEDLPPGSEVGIIYVQDKDSTANGKIRCSTGQNSPLKLVPSVKNHFTLVTVTHLDRESQSEYNITITASDEGSPPLSSSKTLHLSVADVNDNPPVFEEQSYSAHVKENNKAGSSVCRVAARDPDWRQNGTVVYSLSPSDVSGAPVSSFVSINGDTGVLHAVRSFDYEQLKSFKVLVLARDNGSPPLSSNVSVSVWISDENDNSPQILYPSPEGHSFMTEMVPKAAQSGSLVSKVIAVDADSGQNAWLSYHMVKATEPGLFTIGEHSGEIRTQRDISESDHMKQNLVLSVRDNGQPSLSVTCTVYLLISDNLAELPELKDMSYEESSSKLTFYLIIALVSVSTFFLTFIIIVLAVRFCHRRKSRLLFDGAVAIPSAYLPPNYAEVEGAGTLRSSYNYDAYLTTGSRTSDFKFITSYSDRTLPADLTLKKTHASVEDMEGFDGAGNDSQVWHFTS